Part of the Vigna unguiculata cultivar IT97K-499-35 chromosome 3, ASM411807v1, whole genome shotgun sequence genome, ataataatccgaattataaaaaaaaaactatcttaaaaattaaaattaaataaaatgttaattaaaagtTAGATTTTATGAACTCCATTCTTCAAAATAAGATAGAATATAAATCTATATAATTAATCTCactatgaaaataaaatgtagcAAATGAAGCAAAGAGACCAAGCCTCTCATAAGTCGTGTGTGTATGTCCAGTTACATCATATGACTCAGCATTCCACATAATCATAGAACAAAAGAAAACGCAACACCTCATACTGTCATACGACAATCCGTTTGGTCGTTTCCTATTTATTCTTCCTTCACTTTGTTCTACCCTTCCCCTTTGTTAAACTCtgtcaccaccaccacaacaagtAGGGAAAATTCAAGAAACTGCCAAATCAAAAGCCTTTTTTCTGCTCTTTCATCCTAAGCAATTGGATTCAGATTACTGTGGCCCTTCAAAACAGGAGACTCTTCATCATCCACACACACAGGGCCAAACAATACTGGGGCTGAAGGAAGTGAAGAGTTTTTGCTCTTTTCTCTGACCCTTTTGATTTTTAGTTTATCCTCTGCACAAGAAATTGGGAAGAAAGATGGAAATGATGGCATACCAGTTTTCTCGGTTACCATACCCAGATTCCCTCAATCTGCTAGAGGCTGATATACAACACGCAAAtgctttgttagtttcttttctcTTCACCACTTCTCTATCTGCTCATTTTAACATCTTTAGTTCTTCTAATTATGTgtggttaaaatttattttatgaaaactgaaaaaaaaagaaattggattGTGTGTCAAGAACAAGTTTTGACTTGATTAAATGCTTTGCGATGCCACTTGAAATGGAGGGTCATAATCATTTGATAAGCATCTGTCTCTTACTGATTGGGATTGATCATCTTTAATTGTTATCTAGTGGATAATGAAGTGGGAAATATATGTGATTTTTCATTGAGTTTGTGTCTCAGACTGGTGTTTGgtgattaatttgattgtgaaattcCTTGTTTTGGACTATGAAATACTATTTGTTTGTGTATGGAAATGGGAGTGGTGTGTGTTTTCTTTCTTACTTTTGTGTTGTTTAGCCCTCTGAATTTCAATACTGGGTTGTGCTTTCTAGGGCTGCTGAAATAACCAGGACCAAGGGTGGCACTCTCCTCCAAATGAAATTGGCTTACAACCATTTGACTCCTATCTTTCTGTTGTTGCTACAATGGATAGATTTTTCTTGTACATGCTTACTACTCAGATATCTTGACCTCTTTCACATAGTTGTATACAAGGTAAGCACCTATTCTTGGAAGGTTAAACTATATATTCGCTTGGTTGCAcaaattttgtttggttttggTACAGCATTCTATTGTTTCTTTACAAATGACCCTTGTTTCtcatttgttattgttgttgctcttcaattatttttttttaaccaaaggCACACGACGATGGTAGATCAAATATGACTTCTCATGGAAGGAAAGCAACCATCAGGGAGTTTTATGGTGCGTGAATCTTTGAATCTCGGAAAGCAACTTTTACTTGAGGTCTTTCGGTCTGAAAAAAATGCTCACTTTGATGGCTGGTTTTACTAAAAATTTCTTACTGTTTTCTGGTGTCAATAAATGAATCGTAGCTATTATTCTGCCATCTCTTCAAAGACTTCATGGTAGCATGGAGAAGTTAGACATTTGTAAGAAGGGACATTATAGCATAGAAAGCTCAAGCTATGGCAAGAAAGAGATTGAAGGAGATGCAAAACAAATCCATGTGGATTTGGAAAGAGAAGATGAATGTGGAATATGCTTAGAGCCTTGCACCAAAATGGTTTTACCTAATTGCTGTCATGCCATGTGTATCAAATGCTACCGCAAGTGGTATGTATTCACATGAATGTTCAAATTGGTTTATAAGTTATAATCAATTGTAACACTGTTATTGGTCTTTCCACCCTGTAGGAATAAATTGTCAGAGTCTTGCCCTTTTTGCCGTGGTAGCTTAAGGAGAGTTAATTCTGAGGATCTCTGGGTACTCACTTGTAATGAAGATGTTGTTGATGCTGAAACAGTTTCCAAGGAGGACTTGTTACGTTTCAACCTTTATATCAACAATCTACCTAAAGATCACCCGGATGCACTTTTCTTAATGTATTATGAGTATCtcatttgatatatatatttcagtGTACATATAGGGAAATTCGGACTGCAATTGTGAATAGTCTGGTAAGAAATATTTTTCTGATCATGTAAGGCACAATATGTGAATTGTTGTCCAGAATGTAGAGTACTATTACAACCTACTTCGAACCAATCGTTTGAGTTCAAGTTACACTTTTTCTAAGAAGCTAATTAAAATGTACAGATCCATTAACTGAAGATTTCTGTTAAACTATTTCTGATGTAGTGATTCACTATCCTATTTAGTCTACATTTACGTTACTTAAGTTCAAAAAAATGATGTTGACTGGTGCAGGAGGTTATTAAGAATACAAGAATTAAGTTCcacatcatataaaaataaaatggaatccTTTCTGCTTATTTTGGAACCTATTCCACTTTCTATTATATCAACTTTAGATTTATATCTTCTAAAAACAACTCATACCATTCCAAAGTTCCAACTTCATGcatcaaaatattaaagtttttatatcaactatattataatttttatttatgtcaattaataattatttttaataattttattcatcataaaaaatattattataacttatctaaatatcattttatattatttttaacatcaaGGACAATTTGATAATCTTACTTTTCaatctattaaattttatttttaattaatccaCTAGTCAAATTCCTTACAAACTTTACTCTCAAATCTACTCCACTATCACCTCCAAatcccttaaaaaaaaataacacaaacttaATCCTCAAATTCATTCACTCCCTCTCCTTCAAATAATTCCTTCCAAAAAAATATaccctaaggaagaagacttgTAAATTCATTGTCGTAAGATTTTGGATTGGAATCGATGTTTAATCCTTTTGAATCTTCTTAGTCCACATACTTAGTGAATTAATAGAAAaggattttgttattaataGGTCAAATTGTGTATAAATTAGCTAGTTAGCGatagtaaaattatttgttaacgAGTATATTTGATTGGTAGACTAATAATATCTTATATATCTTGTTTTAATgagttgttattgttgtgttaGTTAATAATTGAGCATTAATTGTGGACCTAAAATAACATGCATCATTTGGTGTGCAAGTaacatttcttaaaattatattggAAGATAAACAAATGTTGATGAATATCTATAATGGTTGAAGTAAGTGTAATTTATACTAGGTTataatatacatttggtcctatttttgttcaattgtgtcaattaaatcttaattttttttttcaattatattctaatttttgtcaattatgttcaatttggtctttttttggCTAACGCCGTTTAATATAATTAACGGTtgttaaaaacatatatgtctaattatcttaaccacGAAGGGATTTGAATTGATTAATGAGCTTTTCTCTGTCAAAGGTGAATCTTGAAGAAGTCTTTAAGTTTTAAatctcaattaatcaatttcgcagttctaggttaatggactgttttaactcaatcaagaaagattgtgagagaagagaaagaagcaatacacaacaatttatactggttcgattcaagatgaatctacatccagtcttctcctaactcacttaggaggattccactaacacAGATAGGattcaagaattacaagaacacctatataattctagatcctaaaaacccaagaacttgatttaccaatcaagaactccccttaggagcaatgcatccatgCAATTGCACCTAGATCTCCACTTCACATAGTGAAGCAACTATAAtcaaaaatacaataaacagaatcaagaaacgaatacacctatgttgtgcagatttgacaataTGCTCTTTGATTCAAGCAAGacccatcatggtagaatcaatTAACAATCTTCTTGGATCTGCACTTGAATGATCTTCTAGAATGCTAAATATCTCTGTGTCTCTCAAAAGGCTGTCTCTCAAAAGGAAACTCAGTGATCTGTCAATTTTCTCCAGACTTAAAACAGATTTtaaaaacagcttttatacaaagttCTCTTTTGTCATTAAtggattagcaatttacctaatcgattatcatgagtgtattttcactgcctTAGTGCAATACTCAcaactaatccattagttaaacaaCTAGCCATTCATGTTTGCACAAGCAGGAGTGTAATGGTCCATTGCAGCACAATGCAGGCCTAATTCACAACCTGGTGCAGGCTTGATTTACATCTGATAAAGATAAACTATTAGCCTAATGCACAACCTAACTAGACCAAATCTATTATCTATTCTAAtccagtagacatcatcaaaaccattcTTCATTTATAGGTGAAGTAACTCCCCCtaccaacaatctccccctttttgatgatgtccaaaactTGGACTATGATAGGCCTGCCTGCAACACATAAAGCAAACAACAGCAGCgcaaacaacaacaacagcacATACCATATACCATTAAcattctccccctttttggacaTTAGCTAAAAGATGAGGGGGTGTGATCAAAGCAACAGATTCAGTAGGCAATACAAGACAGcagaaaaagtaatataaacaTTCAGTGTAGTGATGTAAGATATTCAAAAAGGGATAATGCAAACAAGGTGCAGTTAACAGCTGCGCATAATAAACAGGATAAACAGAGTATATAACACATTACAGGCCCAAACAAAACAATCCTAGGCTAAGAGAGTTATACTAGGATAACCAAAAAGGAACACACACACCTCAAGGACGACTAGTGATCCTAAGGCCAAGGGATACAACCTGAAGGTCTACAGGGTTGTTAAACAAAAAGCGGGTGTGTGTGGGGAGTAGGCTAAGCTATTCTTCGTCAGTGGCATCTTCAAACTGCTCACTCTCACTCCCTTCTACATTGTCAACAGCGGCTTCAGGATTGGGAGGGTCACGACCAGTGTTGAGTAGAGCCAGTTGTTCTTGGACAGATGTGAGTTGATGCTTAATGGAATCCAACTTGGACGTCCAGGTTTTATGAAGGTCAAGAAGTGTAGTGACCATACGCAACATTTCCTGCTCGTAGTGGGTTCTGGTTGCAGCAGAGGAGGGTTCAACAGTGTCCACAGGGTCATTATTAGGTTCATCTTTGAAGCACCAGGTGGTGCCTCGAAAAGACATTCCCATGTGGTGAAGGGCATTTGCACCAATCAGGCTTGTGTGATTCAGAGCGTAGGAAGCTTCACCAGAGAAATCCACCTTGTAGTGCTCAAGGACTTTGCACACAAGCATAGCGTAGGGCAGAGGGTAATTGGGGAGCTTGATAGCCTTTTGCATCGTGTCAGAGACGACTTCAGACCAATCGACGAGAATGTTGGATTTGAAAGCGTGGATGAGAAAAACATCCTCTGTTGTGAGTTGGGCATGATTGCCGTTGCGAGGAACCAAAATCCAAGCAGTGAGGAACGCGAGCACCCGTTCGTCTTTCTTCATCCCACGGGCGCGAAAGATGTTGTAATTGCGTTTGGCCATAGGATCCCGCAGACAGCCTTGGTAGATGTCTAGACGATTCGCCCCAGGAAACCCTCGATGTGTCGAAATGCTGGCTATGCAGAAACCAACAATGGAGGTCCAAATATTTGGGGTTAAGACAATGTTTACCCCTTTGACGCGCGAAGTGAGAAGATCCTCTTCACAAGTGAGATTTGCGTAGAAAACCCTAACCAGGTCTCGGTAGATGTCACCCGTGAGTTGGACGAACACCTCCAGATGTTGGAAGGAGAGAAGCTCAAGGAAGGCAAAACCATAAGTGCGGAAGAAAGGCAGTTCGACGTGCTTGTGGTTAATGATTTTGCGGTTGCGAAAAGAACTGTTGAAGTTTTCCTGGGCTTATGGATCACTGATCCATCCATCAATGTATGGATCTCTTCGTTTGATGGCCATTCACTTAATGCGCTTGcgagaggaggaagaagatgccATGACAGAGGATTTGTGGGTACAAGGTAACAAACAGAGCAGTGGTGGAAAGGGAAAAGGGAAAACCTAGGGTTTGAGAGATATTAGGGAGTACATTGGGGCTAGAGTTCAGGAATTAATAGTGCTATTAAGTGCAGAGATGTACTTACCTAATGGATTAACGAGAGCCTctttaaaaattaaggaacaACTAAGTGAGACAAGACTTAACACATATTGGACTCAAAATGCACGATAATGAATTATGGCCAAAGTTAGGCAAACAACTACGCAGATTGGACTAAAAAACACACTAGCAGATGCAGAAACCAAAATGAACTAGGTATGGAAAAAAATGTATGCTAATTATTTATGCAATATGCATGTAACTGGAAATGTAACATAACAGTGTATGTAGGAAGAGTGTGGCAGCCAAAACACATATAGTAGgacataaaaacaaaacaaaaaacaaagaaagatagAATGGCAGTTTACTAGATGTAGTTAATGAGAGCAAGTGATGTCCACAATGCCCAACTCATTTTTGAGAGTGTAAAACCTTTCCCTGGCCAGAGGTTTAGTGAAGATGTCTGCCAGTTGATGTTGTGTCAATGTACTCAACCTTGCACTCTCCCTTTGACACATGATCCATAATAAAATGGTGCCGGGTCTCAATGTTCTTGGTCTTAGAGTGCATAACTGGATTTTTAGTGAGATTTATTGCACTAGTGTTGTCACATTTTAGAGGAATGTGATCAAGATAGATGCCATAATCCTCAAGTTGATTTTTAATCCAGATAGATTGGGTGCAGCAGCTACCAGTAGCTATATATTCTGCTTCAGTAGTGGAAAGAGCAACACAGGCCTGCTTTTTGGAGTGCCATGAGATTAGAGAGCAACCTAAGAGGTGGTAGGTTCCACTGGTGCTCTTCCTGTCAGTCTTACATCCCCCAAATTCTGAATCACTATATCCTACCAGGGAGATAGTAGAGCCATGAGGATACCACAAGCCTAGGTTTCTAGTGCCTTTAAGGTATTTAAAGATGCGTTTAACAACAGTTAGGTGAGATTCTTTGGGGCAGGACTGAAATCTGGCGCATACACGCACTATGCATAATATCTGGACGGCTTGCAGTGAGATAGAGTAGTGATCCTATCATTCCACGATATTTAGTCTGATCCACTACAGGCCCTGTTTCGTCAGTGTCTAAATAGCAATTTGTAGCCATAGGAGTTGATGATTCCTTGCAAGTTTCcatgtgaaatttttttagtagcTCAGTGCAGTACTTAGATTGATGGATGAAGAGTCCATGCTATCCTTGTTTAATTTGGAGCCCTAGAAAGAAGTGCAGCTCCCCCATCATGGACATTTCAAACTCATCTTGCATGTTTTTGGAGAATTCTTTGCATAGAAGAGTGTTAGTTGAGCCAAAAATGATGTCATCTACGTATATTTGAACAAATAGTAGATCATTTTTAGCTTTCTTAATGAAGAGTGTAGAGTCCACCTGCCCTCTTCGAAATCCACTTTGAATTAAGAATTCACTTAGTCTTTCATACCATGAGCGAGGTGCTTGCTTAAGTTCATAGAGTGCCTTTTTTAGCTTATACACATGATCTGGAAACTCATAGTTTGTGAATCCAGGGGGCTGTGCCACATAGACTTCTTCCTTGATAAAGCCATTCAGAAAGGCACTCTTCACATCCATTTGGAAGAGCTTGAATTGTAGTAAGGATGAAATGGCAAGGAGAATTCGGATAGCCTTAAGTCGTGCTACAGGAGCATAGGTCTCATCATAATCAATCCCTTCTTCTTGACAGTACCCTTTGGCTACCAATCTAGCTTTATTCTTAATAATCATACAAGAATCATCCAGCTTGTTGCGAAAGACCCACTTAGTGCCTATGATTTGCTAAGATTTAGTTCTTGGGACAAGATCCCATACATCATTTCTCTTGAATTGATCTAATTCGTCCTGCATTACTAGGAACCAATGTTCATCCTTGAGAGAATCACTCACTGACTTTGGCTCAAGTTGAGAAACAAAAGCTACATTTAGGCAAAACTGGCTTAGCTGCCTGCGGGTGGAGACACCTTTAGAGATATATGATATTGTCAAGGGACATATTTCTAGGCACTATCCAGTCAGCGGGCAGATCTGCTGCAGAGGACGAATTCTCAACTGTTCCAGATGATGAATCTGCTGCTGTTGCAGGCTCAGGTTGTGTCAAATCTGCACATGTGTCATTTAATTATGCATTATTTCTTGGACCAGAGGAATTAGCATGACTGTCAATAATCTCATCAAATGCAACATGAATGGATTCCTCTATAGTTAATGTTCGTTTGTTATAGACTCGATAGGCTTTACTAGTTGAGGAGTAACCTAAGAAGATGCCTTCATCAGCCTTAGGATCAAACTTGCCAAGATTGGATTTACCATTATTTAGTATGAAACACTTGCAACCAAAGGCTTTGAAGTAAGATACATTTGGTTTTCTACCTTTGAAGATTTCATATGGTGTAAGTTTCAAAACAGGTCTGATTAAGACCCTATTCAGCATGTGGCAAGCTGTACTTACAGCATCTGCCCAAAAGTATTTTGGTAAAGAGTTGTCATTGAGCATTGTTCTTGCAAACTCTTCCAAAGATTGATTTTCTCTCTaccacaccattttgttgtggcgtTCTAGGGGCTAAGAAATTATGTGAAATGCCATGATGTTCacaaaacttttcaaaagattcattttgaaactcacccccatgatcacttcgaatggatttgattttcaaatctttctcattttcaacaattttggCAAATTTCCTAAAAACTGAGAAGGTGTCACTCTTAGATGAGATAAAGAAGGTCAAAGTAAAGCGAGAATAGTCATCAACAAGTACAAgtgcataataatttcctcctaAGCTTCTGGTCCTAGATGGCCCAAACAGGTCCATATGTATTAGTTCTAATAGATTAGAGGTGGAAATATGCTATTTTGACTTGAAAGATGTCTTTACTTGTTTACCTTTTTGGCATGCATCACACAACTTATCTGACTTAAATTTTATGCCAGGCAAACCAATGACTAAATGCTTTGACACAAGCTTATTTAGGTGACCCATATGTATGTGTGCAAGTCTTTTATGCCAGATCCAAGGTTCATCATTTTTAGCAAATAGCCAAGCAATTGAATCAAATGAAGTGTTTTCAAAGTCCACCATGTATATGTTCTGAATTCTTTTTCCAACAAACACCAGTTCATTTGTGGATGCATGACAGATTAAACAGTGATTGGCTTCAAAAGTTACTTTCAGATTCTTATCACACAGTTGGCTGATACTAAGTAAGTTATGCTTGAGTCCATCAACTAACAAGACATCCTCAATT contains:
- the LOC114176575 gene encoding E3 ubiquitin-protein ligase AIRP2-like, yielding MEMMAYQFSRLPYPDSLNLLEADIQHANALAAEITRTKGGTLLQMKLAYNHLTPIFLLLLQWIDFSCTCLLLRYLDLFHIVVYKAHDDGRSNMTSHGRKATIREFYAIILPSLQRLHGSMEKLDICKKGHYSIESSSYGKKEIEGDAKQIHVDLEREDECGICLEPCTKMVLPNCCHAMCIKCYRKWNKLSESCPFCRGSLRRVNSEDLWVLTCNEDVVDAETVSKEDLLRFNLYINNLPKDHPDALFLMYYEYLI